The Metabacillus litoralis genome contains a region encoding:
- a CDS encoding 50S ribosomal protein L11 methyltransferase, which produces MLHEFSINIPYKNVEEVTDLLNAAGIYNLYYESPIEIIKVQNGYGYEEKEDQYIDLKIYASDLEVESLPESYYPLIESTLSISREAIHYKTYDETNWEQTYEFEDIDLENGWVIQYPNSKEQYEDKHVLKFDPLAAFGTGLHETTQGCLRMILDKDLTGKSVLDLGTGSGMLAIAASLKGADKVVAVDYEDVAREFHHNAELNSLTNDLQVVQADLITGDYQINDHYDFIIINIGANETMSIIEKHDLLKNSNTFFISGLVEWHIDQLIDVFAKGGFAIEEKAQTNEWVSIHFSRA; this is translated from the coding sequence ATGTTACACGAATTTTCAATAAATATACCTTATAAAAATGTTGAGGAAGTTACGGACTTGCTTAATGCAGCAGGCATCTACAATTTATATTATGAATCACCAATTGAAATCATTAAGGTTCAAAACGGATATGGATATGAGGAAAAAGAAGATCAGTATATAGACTTAAAAATCTATGCAAGTGATCTGGAGGTAGAAAGCCTACCAGAATCTTATTATCCACTAATTGAATCAACGCTTTCTATTTCAAGAGAAGCCATCCATTATAAAACCTATGATGAAACAAATTGGGAGCAAACCTATGAATTTGAGGATATTGATTTAGAGAATGGTTGGGTTATTCAATATCCAAACTCCAAAGAACAGTATGAAGATAAACATGTCTTAAAATTTGATCCTTTGGCAGCGTTTGGAACTGGGCTACACGAAACAACTCAAGGCTGCTTACGAATGATACTGGATAAAGATCTTACTGGGAAAAGTGTTCTTGACCTAGGTACAGGGTCTGGTATGCTTGCGATTGCAGCATCTTTAAAAGGGGCTGACAAAGTTGTGGCAGTCGATTATGAGGATGTGGCACGTGAATTTCATCATAACGCAGAATTAAACAGCCTAACAAACGATCTTCAAGTTGTTCAGGCGGATCTTATCACTGGAGATTATCAAATAAATGATCATTATGATTTTATTATCATTAATATCGGGGCAAATGAAACAATGAGTATTATTGAAAAGCATGATCTATTAAAAAATAGTAACACTTTCTTTATTTCAGGATTAGTTGAATGGCATATTGATCAATTAATTGACGTATTTGCCAAAGGTGGTTTTGCTATAGAAGAAAAAGCTCAGACAAATGAATGGGTATCAATTCATTTTAGTAGAGCATGA
- a CDS encoding NAD-dependent epimerase/dehydratase family protein, with protein sequence MKKVVVTGGSGLLGYSVIKEFLDHGYEVVNADIKHPENPICKTVITDLQNLGEVYGVLAGADAVVHLAAIPVAYSHPNEVTFQNNVMSTYNILEAAGTLGIKKAVISSSESSYGLVFPLKELLPQYAPLDENHPQLPEDSYGLSKIVNEQTADMIHRRTGIQVVSMRLGNIIAPHMYENFPSFINDPEQRKVIMWSYIDARDAAVAYRLAVEADGLGSVALNIAADETSMNIESQKLMDTIYPGVEIRKSLEGYETLFSNEKAKKLLNWQPQHKWRDYVKSEE encoded by the coding sequence ATGAAGAAAGTTGTTGTAACAGGAGGGAGCGGCCTTCTTGGATATTCTGTTATAAAAGAATTTCTTGATCATGGATATGAAGTTGTAAATGCAGATATTAAACACCCCGAGAATCCAATTTGTAAAACAGTGATAACAGATTTGCAAAACTTAGGTGAAGTTTATGGAGTATTGGCCGGTGCGGATGCTGTTGTTCATTTAGCAGCAATTCCAGTTGCCTATTCTCATCCAAATGAAGTGACATTCCAAAACAATGTGATGTCGACCTATAATATATTAGAAGCTGCTGGAACTCTAGGAATTAAAAAAGCAGTGATTTCATCTAGTGAATCATCATATGGATTAGTTTTCCCATTAAAAGAGCTGCTACCGCAATATGCGCCACTTGATGAAAATCATCCACAATTACCTGAAGATAGTTATGGGTTATCAAAAATTGTGAATGAACAAACAGCCGATATGATTCACAGGCGGACTGGTATACAGGTTGTATCAATGAGATTAGGGAACATCATTGCTCCACATATGTACGAGAACTTCCCTAGTTTTATCAATGATCCAGAACAAAGAAAAGTGATTATGTGGAGCTATATTGATGCAAGAGATGCAGCAGTTGCCTATCGCTTGGCTGTAGAAGCAGATGGCTTAGGCTCAGTTGCGTTAAATATCGCTGCGGATGAAACAAGCATGAACATTGAAAGTCAAAAGCTTATGGATACCATTTATCCGGGTGTTGAAATTCGTAAATCATTAGAAGGCTATGAAACATTATTTTCTAATGAAAAAGCTAAGAAGCTATTAAATTGGCAGCCACAGCATAAATGGCGTGACTATGTGAAGAGTGAAGAATAG
- a CDS encoding aldo/keto reductase family protein, translated as MKYRRLGRSGLKVSEVSLGSWLTYGASTEKDKAVKTIETAYDLGINSFDTANVYATGESEKVVGEALGGYSRDSYVLATKVFWPMGEGPNDRGLSRKHVFEQLHASLKRLNTDYVDIYYCHRYDPETPVDETLRTIDDLVRQGKILYAGVSEWTAQQIQEAVGTAEKYLLDRIVVNQPNYNMFHRYIEKEVIPVSEQHGIGQIVFSPLAQGVLTGKYSLNNRAPKGSRATDPNSNMFMDQFLNDETLTKVEQLGNIAKELDISLSQLAIAWILRLPNIASTLVGATKPEQIIENAKGSDVTLTADVIAKIEDILK; from the coding sequence ATGAAATATAGACGCTTAGGCAGATCAGGATTAAAGGTGAGTGAAGTAAGCTTAGGAAGCTGGCTTACATATGGTGCTTCAACTGAAAAAGATAAAGCTGTTAAAACCATTGAAACAGCATACGATCTAGGGATTAATTCATTCGATACAGCAAATGTATATGCAACAGGGGAATCTGAAAAAGTTGTCGGAGAAGCACTTGGTGGGTACAGTCGTGATTCATATGTGCTAGCAACCAAAGTGTTTTGGCCAATGGGGGAAGGACCTAATGACCGTGGACTTTCTAGAAAGCATGTATTTGAACAGCTTCATGCTAGCTTGAAACGATTAAATACTGATTATGTGGATATTTATTATTGTCACCGTTATGATCCAGAAACACCTGTTGATGAAACATTAAGAACCATTGATGATTTAGTTCGCCAAGGAAAAATTTTATATGCAGGTGTAAGCGAATGGACAGCTCAACAAATTCAAGAAGCGGTAGGGACAGCCGAAAAATATTTATTAGATCGCATTGTGGTAAATCAACCGAACTATAACATGTTTCACCGTTACATAGAAAAAGAAGTGATCCCGGTTAGTGAACAGCATGGAATTGGTCAAATCGTATTTTCGCCATTAGCACAAGGTGTTTTAACTGGTAAATATAGTTTAAATAATCGAGCTCCAAAAGGAAGTCGTGCAACAGATCCTAATTCGAACATGTTTATGGATCAATTTTTAAATGATGAAACTCTTACTAAGGTTGAACAACTAGGAAATATAGCTAAAGAGCTAGATATTAGTTTATCTCAATTAGCGATTGCATGGATTTTACGTTTACCTAATATTGCGAGTACACTAGTTGGTGCAACTAAGCCAGAGCAAATTATTGAAAATGCAAAAGGATCTGATGTTACATTAACAGCTGATGTGATTGCGAAAATTGAAGACATTTTAAAATAA
- a CDS encoding winged helix-turn-helix transcriptional regulator, protein MEKVNELHIECSIEKALNIIGGKWSFLVIKQLFDGTRRFGELQRAIPNISPKALTDTLRHLETHEVLTRETFATVPVTVQYTLTEKGHALNSMLKEMKKWGAQWG, encoded by the coding sequence ATGGAGAAAGTAAACGAGTTACATATTGAATGTTCCATTGAAAAAGCACTAAATATTATAGGTGGAAAATGGTCATTTCTTGTTATTAAACAACTCTTTGATGGAACAAGAAGATTCGGTGAACTACAGCGCGCAATCCCGAATATAAGTCCAAAAGCACTAACAGATACACTACGTCATTTAGAAACCCATGAAGTACTAACTCGTGAAACCTTTGCAACTGTACCTGTGACAGTTCAATATACTTTAACAGAAAAAGGTCATGCTCTAAATAGTATGTTAAAAGAAATGAAAAAATGGGGAGCACAGTGGGGATAA
- a CDS encoding cytochrome c oxidase subunit 2A, which translates to MSKKIKHEDHELKGTLISVFAIGIFIIVMWFGVYFFYLSR; encoded by the coding sequence ATGAGCAAAAAAATAAAGCACGAAGATCATGAACTTAAAGGTACTTTAATTAGTGTTTTTGCCATTGGTATTTTCATTATAGTCATGTGGTTTGGTGTTTATTTCTTTTATTTATCACGATAG
- a CDS encoding cytochrome c oxidase subunit II gives MHFHKFEKIWLGFGIISLVVFLSIIGVTAFAFNHHPSGGMDTIDPDKVEQTAPFDNPGVHQIDDNTYEVIIVAKAFGYDPAEIKVPVGKKVVFKVASTDVTHSFSIAKTNVNMMVVPGQINTKEYTFDKAGQYLVICNEYCGTGHHFMKTTIEVVE, from the coding sequence ATGCATTTTCATAAATTTGAAAAAATCTGGTTAGGATTCGGTATTATTTCTTTAGTTGTATTTCTAAGTATTATTGGTGTAACAGCGTTTGCTTTCAATCATCATCCTTCAGGGGGCATGGATACAATTGATCCTGATAAAGTAGAGCAAACAGCTCCTTTTGACAACCCTGGTGTTCATCAAATTGATGACAACACATATGAAGTTATTATTGTTGCCAAAGCATTTGGGTACGATCCAGCGGAAATAAAAGTACCAGTTGGAAAAAAAGTAGTTTTTAAGGTAGCTAGTACTGATGTTACTCATAGCTTCTCGATTGCAAAAACAAATGTAAACATGATGGTTGTGCCTGGTCAAATTAATACAAAGGAATATACGTTTGATAAGGCTGGACAGTATTTAGTGATTTGTAACGAGTACTGTGGCACAGGACATCATTTTATGAAAACAACAATTGAGGTGGTTGAGTAA
- a CDS encoding b(o/a)3-type cytochrome-c oxidase subunit 1 produces MKQISLGDRKLAITNIVVAYIAFLIGTFCGLMQVFIRNDALTLPPWLDYYQILTAHGVLLALIFTTYFIFAFLISGMSYSLGAFGPKVRSFSWLGFIVTTAGTILATVEIIAGRASVLYTFYAPLQASGWYYVGLALFVVGTWIYSFALIGHYVKWKKEHKKKLSPLFAYMTISTLILWIIACLGVVATVLFQFIPWAFGWVDTINVELSRSLFWYFGHPLVYFWLLPAYMAWYVVVPKIIGGKVFSDSLARLSFVLFILFSIPVGFHHQLTEPGISSFWKFLQTVLTFMVIIPSLMTAFSMFGTFERTGRLKGASGLFGWLFKLPWKDIRFTSLFIAMFFFIPGGAGGIINASFQLNEVVHNTLWVVGHFHITVGTPVAMTFMGLTFWLIPYLTGRKLTKSIQKLAFIQIITWSIGMLLMSTSQHILGLLGAPRRTAFAGYMDDPSALEWFNGLLSNHVTMAIGGTILFLSAMILIYIVFQTLFFAPKATENERVEFPMAESDLEQTPKYLENWWIWIGIAFALIAFAYTIPLAEMIHHAPPGSSGFKTW; encoded by the coding sequence ATGAAACAGATCAGTTTAGGCGATAGAAAGCTCGCTATTACAAATATTGTTGTCGCTTATATTGCTTTTTTAATAGGAACATTTTGTGGTTTAATGCAGGTGTTTATTAGAAATGATGCACTTACACTTCCACCATGGCTTGACTATTATCAAATATTAACAGCACATGGCGTTTTATTAGCACTTATTTTTACAACCTATTTTATCTTTGCTTTTCTTATTTCTGGAATGAGCTATTCCCTTGGTGCTTTTGGACCAAAAGTCCGTTCATTTTCATGGCTTGGTTTTATTGTAACAACAGCAGGAACCATTCTTGCGACAGTGGAGATCATTGCTGGCAGAGCTTCTGTTCTTTACACATTTTACGCACCACTTCAAGCAAGTGGATGGTATTATGTAGGTTTGGCCCTATTCGTAGTAGGAACCTGGATATACAGCTTTGCCCTTATTGGTCATTATGTAAAATGGAAAAAAGAACATAAAAAGAAACTAAGCCCTTTGTTTGCCTATATGACGATATCTACTCTTATTCTTTGGATCATTGCTTGCCTAGGTGTAGTAGCAACTGTATTATTTCAATTTATTCCTTGGGCGTTCGGTTGGGTTGATACTATTAATGTTGAATTAAGCCGATCACTTTTCTGGTATTTCGGGCACCCGCTCGTATACTTCTGGTTGTTACCTGCTTATATGGCATGGTATGTAGTTGTTCCAAAAATTATTGGCGGAAAGGTTTTTAGTGATTCACTTGCTCGTTTGTCATTCGTGTTATTTATTTTATTTTCTATACCTGTTGGCTTTCACCATCAGCTTACAGAACCAGGTATCTCAAGCTTTTGGAAGTTTTTACAGACAGTTTTAACATTTATGGTCATTATCCCTTCATTAATGACCGCCTTCTCTATGTTTGGAACATTCGAAAGAACAGGAAGATTAAAAGGAGCTTCAGGATTATTTGGTTGGTTATTTAAACTTCCTTGGAAAGATATTCGATTTACATCTTTATTCATTGCTATGTTCTTCTTTATCCCGGGTGGTGCTGGTGGAATAATCAATGCAAGTTTCCAGCTGAACGAGGTTGTTCATAATACACTATGGGTTGTCGGACATTTTCACATTACCGTTGGAACACCTGTTGCTATGACATTTATGGGGCTAACTTTTTGGTTAATACCTTACTTAACAGGTAGAAAACTAACAAAGTCAATTCAAAAACTAGCTTTCATTCAGATTATTACTTGGTCAATCGGTATGCTGCTCATGAGTACCTCACAGCATATTTTAGGTTTACTAGGGGCACCGAGACGTACAGCTTTTGCAGGCTATATGGATGATCCGTCTGCTTTAGAGTGGTTCAATGGACTATTATCTAACCATGTAACAATGGCCATTGGTGGAACGATCCTCTTTTTATCTGCTATGATCTTAATCTATATTGTGTTTCAAACATTGTTCTTTGCGCCTAAAGCAACCGAGAATGAACGTGTTGAATTTCCTATGGCAGAGAGCGACCTTGAACAAACTCCTAAATATTTGGAGAATTGGTGGATTTGGATCGGTATTGCCTTCGCTTTAATTGCATTTGCTTATACCATTCCTTTAGCTGAGATGATCCACCATGCACCACCTGGCTCCTCAGGATTTAAAACGTGGTAG
- a CDS encoding Crp/Fnr family transcriptional regulator, translated as MTTCVKKRNEDIKNTTFFSSNSLNLVKKNMKMMTFKSGDHIFFEGDPVNALYFVVEGTINLYKATEDGKILTLNYFEEDDLFGDYPPNAKNKARENAKALEDSVVGMINLQDVERLLWEHRDFSIEFTKWVSHSQQLTQTKLRDLMFFGKNGAMASVIIRITNTYGKQQGDKWEITKKFTHDEMSCLIGTPRETVTRMLSQLKKDGLIDYDKGYITVFDLNGLKNICRCEDCPLQICRL; from the coding sequence ATGACAACATGTGTAAAAAAGAGAAATGAAGATATCAAAAATACAACTTTCTTTTCAAGTAACAGTTTAAATTTAGTAAAAAAGAACATGAAGATGATGACGTTTAAAAGTGGAGACCACATCTTTTTTGAGGGAGATCCTGTGAATGCTCTCTATTTTGTAGTAGAGGGAACAATTAATTTATATAAAGCAACAGAAGATGGAAAAATTCTGACATTAAATTATTTTGAAGAGGATGATCTTTTTGGTGATTATCCTCCAAATGCTAAAAATAAAGCAAGAGAGAACGCAAAAGCATTAGAAGATTCTGTTGTAGGTATGATTAATCTGCAGGATGTTGAACGGCTTCTTTGGGAACACCGTGATTTTTCAATTGAATTTACAAAATGGGTTAGTCATTCTCAACAGCTAACACAAACAAAGCTACGTGATTTAATGTTTTTTGGTAAAAACGGGGCTATGGCTTCAGTAATCATTCGAATAACAAACACATATGGCAAACAGCAGGGTGATAAATGGGAAATTACAAAAAAATTCACCCATGATGAAATGTCATGTTTAATAGGTACACCTAGAGAAACAGTGACACGTATGCTAAGTCAACTGAAAAAAGATGGATTAATAGATTATGATAAGGGCTATATCACGGTTTTTGATTTAAATGGTCTTAAGAACATTTGCCGCTGTGAGGATTGTCCTTTACAGATATGCCGCTTATAA
- a CDS encoding PAS domain-containing sensor histidine kinase, with product MIQNDSQVYIIINEQGTIESFNLSSEKLFGHKQEDVKGKKINMLFPYFDVQWLHENDCSAFEMLGILKDQSITKFQVNGNKLSLLDQVYFVLHVETAKEQESSFKKMKAELKASLSELMDFKFALDESSIVAITDQKGIITYVNETFCKISKYSTEELIGKSHKIINSGYHSPDFFRNLWKTIGTGKVWKGEIKNRAKDGTYYWVDTTIVPFLNGKGKPYQYLAIRNEITGRKRAEKELQRMMSKLIGIQEEERKKISRELHDGIGQNLYSLLIMINRLRTDSNQQFIEQMETEISNIIDEIRQISWQLRPSILDDLGLIPAIRSFINKFNEHYGLKTNFTYKLERRLDSEVETSIYRIVQEAMTNARKYAKTNEISLSIIEGENELEVVIDDHGVGFDQQAKRNGVGLFSMEERARSIEADFQVQSQINEGTRIKVKVPFK from the coding sequence ATGATTCAAAATGATTCTCAAGTATACATCATCATTAATGAACAAGGTACAATAGAATCTTTTAACCTCTCATCAGAAAAACTATTTGGCCATAAGCAAGAGGATGTAAAAGGTAAAAAAATAAACATGTTATTTCCATATTTCGATGTTCAATGGTTGCATGAAAACGATTGTTCTGCGTTTGAAATGTTAGGGATTTTAAAAGATCAATCTATCACAAAATTTCAGGTTAATGGTAATAAGCTTTCACTATTAGATCAAGTATATTTTGTTTTACATGTTGAAACCGCAAAGGAGCAAGAATCATCCTTCAAAAAAATGAAAGCTGAACTAAAAGCATCTCTTTCGGAATTGATGGACTTTAAATTTGCTCTTGACGAGTCATCTATTGTAGCGATAACTGATCAAAAAGGGATTATTACTTATGTGAATGAAACATTTTGTAAAATTTCAAAATATAGTACTGAAGAATTGATTGGGAAAAGTCACAAAATCATTAATTCTGGTTACCACTCTCCTGACTTTTTTCGCAACCTTTGGAAGACAATCGGAACCGGAAAGGTATGGAAGGGAGAAATTAAGAATCGAGCAAAGGATGGCACGTATTACTGGGTTGATACAACAATTGTTCCTTTTTTAAATGGAAAAGGTAAGCCTTATCAATACTTGGCGATCCGTAATGAAATTACCGGTAGAAAGCGTGCAGAAAAAGAATTACAGAGAATGATGAGTAAGCTGATCGGCATACAAGAAGAGGAGCGGAAAAAAATCTCCCGGGAGCTTCATGATGGTATTGGTCAGAACCTATATAGTCTTCTTATCATGATTAACCGATTAAGAACCGACTCGAATCAACAATTCATTGAACAAATGGAAACCGAAATATCCAACATCATTGATGAAATACGTCAAATATCATGGCAATTACGACCGTCAATTTTAGATGACCTTGGACTTATTCCGGCTATTCGATCTTTTATAAATAAGTTTAATGAGCATTACGGTCTAAAAACAAACTTTACATATAAGCTTGAAAGACGACTTGATTCTGAGGTTGAAACTAGCATCTATCGCATTGTGCAGGAGGCAATGACAAATGCAAGAAAATACGCTAAAACAAATGAGATTTCCCTGTCAATAATAGAAGGCGAAAATGAGTTAGAGGTTGTCATTGATGATCATGGAGTAGGATTTGATCAACAAGCAAAAAGGAATGGTGTTGGATTATTTAGTATGGAGGAAAGAGCCCGGTCCATTGAAGCAGATTTCCAAGTTCAATCCCAAATAAATGAGGGAACAAGAATAAAGGTAAAGGTACCTTTTAAATAA
- a CDS encoding response regulator transcription factor, with the protein MTTSILLVDDHAVVRSGLKLLINDIENMEVVGEASEGDEAIRMVEQLKPTVVLMDLSMPHGKDGLSATVEIKKRWPEVQILILTMHDDEEYLFRVIQAGASGCILKSALHNELIHAISVVAEGSAYLYPTATKKLMEDYLDKLQSGANVDTYSLLSEREKEVLTLIAKGFSNKEIAEKLIISVKTVENHKARIMEKLKLKTRPELVEYALKKGLLGYGI; encoded by the coding sequence TTGACAACATCCATTTTATTAGTTGATGACCATGCTGTGGTTCGCTCAGGGTTAAAATTGTTAATAAATGATATCGAAAACATGGAGGTTGTAGGGGAAGCATCTGAGGGTGACGAGGCTATCAGAATGGTGGAACAGCTTAAACCAACAGTTGTATTAATGGATTTAAGTATGCCACATGGAAAAGATGGATTATCTGCAACCGTTGAAATTAAGAAAAGGTGGCCTGAAGTTCAAATTCTTATTTTAACTATGCATGATGATGAAGAATATTTATTCCGTGTTATCCAGGCAGGTGCATCTGGCTGCATATTAAAAAGTGCACTTCATAACGAATTAATTCATGCCATCTCAGTTGTTGCTGAAGGATCAGCTTATTTGTATCCAACGGCAACAAAGAAATTAATGGAGGATTATCTAGATAAATTACAAAGTGGCGCAAACGTTGATACGTATTCCCTCTTATCAGAACGAGAAAAAGAGGTTCTAACATTAATTGCCAAAGGGTTTTCGAATAAAGAAATTGCAGAAAAGCTCATCATCAGTGTTAAAACGGTTGAAAATCATAAGGCGAGGATTATGGAAAAATTAAAGTTAAAAACAAGACCTGAGCTTGTAGAATATGCTTTAAAAAAGGGATTGTTAGGTTATGGTATTTAA
- a CDS encoding peptidylprolyl isomerase gives MVQRLLTSKKTIGILAVLVVAAIAIFIFLSTRSEVVAKIGNESVTKDDLYTYFVKQNGTTAVDTLITKSIIEQETAKENITITDEEVDAELDELISTYGGEETFKQTLASSGLTMEDVEEDVKVNLQIEKLLESKIEITEEEMRTYFDENKDTFAQTKQVKASHILVEDEETAKEVKEKIDAGEDFTELAKEYSTDPSTAEAGGDLGFFGEGSMVAEFEEAAFSMKVDQISEPVKTEYGYHIIKVTEIQEAAEANFDNSKEEIKDILFDEKLSTEYPTWLEDKQKEYGVKNYLSEE, from the coding sequence ATGGTTCAGAGGTTATTAACAAGCAAAAAAACAATAGGCATCCTTGCAGTCCTCGTCGTTGCAGCAATTGCCATTTTTATTTTTCTTTCTACAAGAAGTGAAGTTGTCGCAAAGATAGGAAATGAATCAGTAACAAAGGACGACCTATATACGTATTTTGTTAAGCAAAATGGGACAACGGCAGTAGACACATTAATCACAAAAAGCATCATTGAGCAAGAAACTGCAAAAGAAAATATCACTATAACTGATGAAGAAGTAGATGCAGAGCTTGATGAGTTAATCAGCACATATGGTGGAGAAGAAACGTTTAAACAAACATTAGCTTCTAGCGGCTTAACGATGGAAGACGTAGAAGAAGACGTAAAAGTTAACCTTCAAATTGAAAAATTACTAGAATCAAAGATTGAAATTACTGAGGAAGAAATGCGAACATACTTTGATGAAAACAAAGATACTTTTGCTCAAACTAAACAGGTAAAGGCAAGTCATATTTTAGTTGAGGATGAAGAAACTGCGAAAGAAGTGAAAGAAAAGATCGATGCTGGTGAAGACTTTACAGAGCTAGCCAAAGAATATTCAACAGATCCATCAACAGCTGAAGCTGGTGGAGACTTAGGATTCTTTGGAGAAGGAAGCATGGTAGCAGAATTCGAAGAAGCGGCATTTTCTATGAAGGTCGATCAAATAAGTGAGCCTGTAAAAACGGAATACGGCTATCATATTATTAAAGTAACCGAAATTCAAGAAGCGGCTGAAGCAAACTTTGATAACAGTAAAGAAGAAATTAAAGATATCTTATTTGATGAAAAGCTGTCAACTGAATATCCAACTTGGTTAGAAGATAAGCAAAAAGAGTATGGTGTGAAAAACTATCTTTCAGAAGAATAA
- a CDS encoding cold-shock protein produces the protein MLQGKVKWFNSEKGFGFIEVEGQDDVFVHFSAIQGDGFKTLEEGQTVTFEVEQGARGPQAANVQK, from the coding sequence ATGCTACAAGGTAAAGTAAAATGGTTTAATTCAGAAAAAGGTTTCGGTTTCATCGAAGTAGAAGGACAAGACGATGTATTCGTACACTTCTCTGCAATCCAAGGTGATGGCTTCAAAACTTTAGAAGAAGGCCAAACAGTTACTTTTGAAGTAGAGCAAGGAGCTCGTGGACCACAAGCTGCTAACGTTCAAAAATAA
- a CDS encoding CBO0543 family protein — MNTPTYQDILKINENLNNTSFSHWYHDDLFTATWWFLLLSTIGPFIVWNKLRDRSRSLELIIFGLISSLLASFLDEVGVYLGLWGYPDKLIPIIPPLLPADLAVIPVFSMLIYQYSPTLTSYMWKYIIFAGVLAFIIEPAFVKFEMYANHKWWTHTCSFIGLILYGMIIHYFIRVILIHFQKTDHSF, encoded by the coding sequence ATGAATACCCCTACCTACCAGGATATTTTAAAAATAAATGAAAACCTAAATAACACAAGCTTTTCCCATTGGTATCACGATGATTTGTTTACTGCAACATGGTGGTTTCTATTATTATCAACAATTGGACCTTTTATAGTATGGAATAAATTAAGAGATCGGAGTAGATCACTCGAGCTTATTATATTCGGACTTATTAGTTCTTTGCTTGCTTCATTTTTAGATGAAGTAGGAGTTTATCTTGGATTGTGGGGATATCCTGACAAGCTTATTCCAATTATTCCACCACTTTTACCGGCTGATCTTGCCGTTATCCCTGTTTTTTCAATGCTAATCTATCAATATTCACCAACACTTACTTCTTATATGTGGAAGTATATTATTTTTGCTGGTGTACTCGCATTTATTATTGAACCTGCTTTTGTAAAGTTTGAGATGTATGCCAATCACAAGTGGTGGACACATACCTGCTCATTTATTGGATTAATCCTATATGGAATGATTATTCATTATTTCATTCGTGTTATTTTAATACATTTTCAAAAAACTGATCATTCATTTTAA